CGGCAACGTCGGGCGGCAAGCGCCGAACGTTACCCGAATCGGGCGACAGTGTAACCGCAGCCGGGCCCTGCATCATCTCCGGTGAGATGACCGGCGCAGTACTCTTCTACGCTGAGTAGAGTGGGGACCAGCCCACATGGAAGACATTCAAAAGGAGTTTGAAATGAACGATCAACACGCTTCTCCGCCCCAGGCGCAGCCCGGGCGTGAGCATGAAATGGGCGACGAGCCGGAGTACATCCGGAAGAGTTATCGCGGTACCGACAAGCTGGCCGGCAAGACGGCAGTCATTACCGGCGGTGACAGCGGTATCGGCCGCTCGGTTGCCGTGCACTATGCGCGTGAAGGCGCCAATATTGTCATGGCTTATCTGGCCGAAGACCAGGATGCCGAGGACACTCGGGCGCTGGTAGAGGCCGAGGGCCAGCGCTGCGTGGTGCTCAAGGGCGATGTGGCCGAGCCGGCCTTCTGCCGCGAGCTCATCGAACGAGCCGTCAGCGAATTCGGCGCGATCAATATCCTTGTCAATAACGCTGCGGAGCAGCATGACTGGGATGACATCACCGATATCACCGATGAGCAGCTCGAGCGTACCTTTCGCACCAATATCTTCAGTCACTTCTACACCGTGAAGGCGGCGCTGCCACACATGAACAGGGGTGACACCATCATCGAGTCATCGTCGGTCAACGCCTTCAAGGGCAACAACTCGCTGATCGATTACACGGCCACCAAGGGGGCCATCCAGGGCTTCATGCGTTCGATCTCCAAGGTGCT
This DNA window, taken from Kushneria phosphatilytica, encodes the following:
- a CDS encoding SDR family oxidoreductase, with the protein product MNDQHASPPQAQPGREHEMGDEPEYIRKSYRGTDKLAGKTAVITGGDSGIGRSVAVHYAREGANIVMAYLAEDQDAEDTRALVEAEGQRCVVLKGDVAEPAFCRELIERAVSEFGAINILVNNAAEQHDWDDITDITDEQLERTFRTNIFSHFYTVKAALPHMNRGDTIIESSSVNAFKGNNSLIDYTATKGAIQGFMRSISKVLVERGIRVNAVAPGPVWTPLIPATLDEEKVEGFGEQVPMKRAGQPAEMGPAYVYLASEESSYMTGQTIHLNGGVILNT